A portion of the Caenorhabditis elegans chromosome III genome contains these proteins:
- the ZK353.4 gene encoding uncharacterized protein (Partially confirmed by transcript evidence), which produces MLEDKGELSIKEVLKCLPISEKSPANWAAWCFGLILVVLILIVTGYMFVVYLRSQRKKNQLADETGGIEIENSIRDPVVINNSLASRSCSENKVKKQSPESTEQDDFSKTTVDETIKEKSEKQPKTCAQKPKVPIPKASTPKTEKLVSKEPSTEELSVKNSLTDLKNEATKMANTSSSANRTGEISVEIVSPKPTTAVQASTPEKPMSSAESAMESSIGSDISTYIVSSKRSEVNNYNMIEAGRTPPMSFSESYAQTAIPTANTPPTVVHVSKPSSETSVSIPPSSAVKK; this is translated from the exons ATGCTAGAAGACAAAGGTGAGTTATCTATaaaagaagttttgaaatgccttccaatttcagaaaaaagtccTGCAAACTGGGCTGCCTGGTGCTTCGGACTCATCTTGGTTGTGCTCATTTTGATAGTCACTGGATACATGTTTGTGGTGTATCTGAGATCTCAACGAAAGAAAAATCAGTTGGCTGATGAGACTGGAGGGATTGAGATTGAAAATAGTATTCGTGATCCGGTGGTTATTAATAACTCATTGGCTTCTAGAAGTTGTTCGGAAAACAAG GTCAAAAAACAATCGCCTGAATCAACGGAACAAGACGATTTTTCCAAGACGACTGTTGATGAGACCATCAAGGAAAAATCTGAGAAGCAGCCGAAGACTTGTGCACAAAAGCCGAAAGTTCCCATTCCCAAAGCTTCCAcgccaaaaactgaaaaattggtatCCAAGGAGCCAAGTACGGAAGAATTATCGGTAAAGAATAGCCTAAcggatttgaaaaatgaagcaaCAAAAATGGCAAACACTTCTTCTTCTGCAAATAGAACAGGAGAGATTTCTGTCGAAATCGTTTCTCCGA AGCCAACCACCGCAGTTCAAGCTTCAACTCCTGAAAAACCAATGTCAAGTGCAGAATCTGCGATGGAATCCTCGATTGGAAGTGATATTTCGACTTACATAGTCTCATCAAAGCGAAGTGAAGTGAATAATTACAACATGATAG aagcTGGTCGAACTCCGCCAATGTCATTTAGTGAATCATATGCTCAAACTGCTATCCCTACAGCAAACACTCCTCCAACTGTGGTTCATGTCTCGAAACCATCTTCTGAAACATCCGTGTCAATTCCACCATCTTCTGCAGTCAAAAAGTAA
- the ZK353.10 gene encoding Cell division protein FtsL (Confirmed by transcript evidence) has translation MDFQKTTNFEVLQSGGAEYELTDVEIQQLKEHNQKRVKRVVVFVSIGMTLIALALVAFSLALGRKIDLMVEQKVEERMVIYSVHGIELTETRS, from the exons atggatttcCAAAAGACAACAAACTTCGAAGTACTTCAGTCAGGTGGAGCTGAATATGAACTTACAGATGTTGAGATTCAACAATTGAAG GAACACAATCAGAAGCGTGTGAAACGTGTCGTCGTATTCGTTTCAATTGGAATGACACTAATCGCATTAGCTCTTGTTGCTTTCTCGTTAGCATTGGGAAGGAAGATTGATCTGATGG ttgaacaaaAAGTGGAGGAACGAATGGTAATCTACTCGGTGCATGGAATTGAGCTCACTGAAACGAGGAgttga
- the ZK353.10 gene encoding Cell division protein FtsL (Confirmed by transcript evidence): MTLIALALVAFSLALGRKIDLMVEQKVEERMVIYSVHGIELTETRS; encoded by the exons ATGACACTAATCGCATTAGCTCTTGTTGCTTTCTCGTTAGCATTGGGAAGGAAGATTGATCTGATGG ttgaacaaaAAGTGGAGGAACGAATGGTAATCTACTCGGTGCATGGAATTGAGCTCACTGAAACGAGGAgttga
- the ZK353.3 gene encoding uncharacterized protein (Confirmed by transcript evidence) — protein MGIIISLVAPTVSSTISSRLMIGPENNEKDAKNSDRTKYDNLAMLGRSPEQKEHVNPFEKAPVARPTRNTVDSQMMLGPPKKANDQSASDCSIYDNLVVPMSELGPTPGNKPSPNPIEGAPMIRPPQDTVSRAPDNSIYDTLQMTPEVDWSKKMTMKSMKKTGK, from the exons atgggtaTAATTATAAGTCTTGTCGCACCGACTGTTTCCAGTACC ataagttCCCGGCTTATGATTGGCCccgaaaataatgaaaaggaTGCAAAAAATTCTGACAGAACAAAATATGATAATTTGGCAATGTTGGGACGTTCTCCTGAACAGAAAGAACATGTAAATCCATTTGAAAAGGCTCCCGTCGCTCGTCCTActagaaatacg GTGGATTCTCAAATGATGCTTGGTCCTCCTAAGAAGGCAAACGACCAAAGTGCTTCTGATTGTTCAATTTATGATAATCTCGTAGTTCCAATGTCAGAATTGGGCCCAACTCCTGGAAATAAGCCATCTCCAAACCCAATTGAAGGAGCTCCTATGATTCGTCCACCCCAAGATACT GTCTCGAGAGCTCCGGATAATTCAATTTATGACACTCTTCAGATGACACCGGAAGTTGATTGGAGCAAGAAAATGACAATGAAGTCAATgaagaaaactggaaaataa
- the ZK353.2 gene encoding uncharacterized protein (Confirmed by transcript evidence), whose product MSYGYGGYGNCGGGILGSVLGMAGGMAGGYGGYGGYGGYGRCGADNVFYRWRCCDYSPYECCIQLETWVVVFLVIFIIGFFVCLCACLAGCVWSARNRE is encoded by the exons atgtcATACGGATATGGTGGATACGGTAATTGTGGTGGTGGAATACTTGGATCAGTTCTTGGAATGGCTGGTGGAATGGCTGGAGGATACGGTGGATATGGTGGATATGGAGGTTATGG AAGATGTGGAGCAGATAATGTGTTTTATCGTTGGCGTTGTTGTGACTACAGTCCTTATGAATGTTGTATACAATTGGAGACATGGGTTGT AGTATTTCTTGTCATATTCATAATTGGATTCTTCGTATGTCTTTGTGCTTGTCTAGCCGGATGTGTGTGGTCAGCTCGTAATCGTGAATAA
- the lap-1 gene encoding Leucine aminopeptidase 1 (Confirmed by transcript evidence), giving the protein MTQVLVRNGIQAVGDGLTSLIIVGKKSVLKNVTFEGKFKEVAQKFVTDGDSWNSMISRIPASGRHPLHYELAHLITVPDASSRGNTPTNAHSIYKELKPINYPEDTKNVHFVLFAEYPDVLSHVAAIARTFCKFSMKTSGIRELNVNIDVVCDKLTNEDAVFLTDLSESVRETARLIDTPANILTTDALVDEAVKVGNATGSKITVIRGEELLKAGFGGIYHVGKAGPTPPAFVVLSHEVPGSTEHIALVGKGVVYDTGGLQIKTKTGMPNMKRDMGGAAGMLEAYSALVKHGFSQTLHACLCIVENNVSPIANKPDDIIKMLSGKTVEINNTDAEGRLILADGVFYAKETLKATTIFDMATLTGAQAWLSGRLHGAAMTNDEQLENEIIKAGKASGDLVAPMLFAPDLFFGDLKSSIADMKNSNLGKMDGPPSAVAGLFIGAHIGFGEGLRWLHLDIAAPAEVGDRGTGYGPALFSTLLGKYTSVPMLKQ; this is encoded by the exons atggcGACTCATGGAACTCTATGATTTCTCGAATCCCCGCCTCAGGACGTCATCCTCTTCACTACGAGCTGGCTCATTTGATCACTGTCCCAGATGCCTCTTCACGTGGAAATACCCCCACTAATGCTCATTCGATATATAAGGAGTTAAAACCAATCAACTATCCTGAGGATACAAAGAATGTTCATTTTGTGCTGTTTGCTGAATATCCAGATGTTCTTTCTCACGTTGCGGCTATTGCTCGGACCTTCTGCAAGTTCTCGATGAAAACTTCAGGAATTCGTGAACTGAATGTGAATATCGATGTGGTTTGCGACAAG CTCACCAACGAGGATGCAGTTTTCCTTACTGATCTCTCAGAATCGGTCCGTGAAACCGCAAGACTCATCGATACTCCAGCCAATATCCTGACTACTGATGCTCTTGTTGATGAAGCAGTCAAAGTTGGAAATGCGACTGGATCAAAAATAACAGTGATCCGTGGGGAAGAACTGTTGAAGGCTGGATTTGGCGGAATCTATCACGTCGGAAAAGCTGGTCCAACACCACCTGCGTTTGTTGTCTTGTCCCATGAGGTTCCTGGATCGACGGAGCACATTGCACTTGTCGGAAAAGGAGTTGTATACGACACTGGAGGCTTGCAAATTAAGACCAAGACTGGAATGCCAA atatgaaAAGAGATATGGGAGGTGCCGCTGGAATGCTTGAAGCTTACTCTGCTCTTGTCAAACACGGTTTTTCACAAACTCTCCATGCTTGTCTCTGTATTGTTGAGAATAATGTCAGCCCAATTGCAAA CAAGCCTGATGATATTATCAAAATGTTGAGTGGAAAGACCGTCGAAATCAACAATACTGACGCAGAAGGTCGTTTGATTCTTGCTGACGGAGTTTTCTATGCAAAAGAGACTCTCAAAGCAACAACTATATTCGATATGGCTACTCTGACCGGTGCACAAGCGTGGCTTTCAGGACGTCTTCACGGAGCTGCTATGACAAATGATGAACAGTTGGAGAACGAA ATCATCAAAGCTGGAAAGGCTTCAGGAGACTTGGTTGCCCCAATGCTTTTTGCCCCGGATCTTTTCTTTGGTGACTTGAAATCTTCTATTGCTGacatgaaaaattcgaatctCGGAAAAATGGATGGACCACCATCTGCAGTCGCTGGCCTCTTTATTGGTGCTCACATTGGTTTTGGCGAAGGACTACGTTGGCTTCATCTTGATATCGCTGCTCCCGCTGAAGTTGGAGATCGTGGTACAGGATATGGTCCAGCTCTTTTCTCGACTCTTCTTGGAAAGTACACTTCAGTGCCTATGCTCAAACAGTAA